ATCGGGAACACGGCGTCGGCCTCCCCcgtggcctccttgatgcgctgcgtgaCCTCGCTGTCGTGGAGCGGTCCCTAGGCGAGTGTCGTCCCGTCGAGCTACGCGCCGAGCGTCATCCCgtacagcggcgccaccctcgtCGCGTGATACCCCTGATGACGCCGGCCTCACGGAGGCCGTGGATGTTCAGGAACgcgatggcctcgaggaggtcatgcatcctcttcttctccttgatgggtggcccccacAGCCATGACGGCGGCGCCACTTCGACCAGGTGCCCGGTGAAGATCGGTAAGGGGGCGGCAGGGTCGTTCTTTAGGTAGAACCggtatgagtgccaccccttgttggatctagagagccCGCTACCCCCAGAGGTGGATGCCCACGCATCCCATCAACACCGGGGTCTcccggcctctctccttcttcttcatcaaggagatggagaagaaatatctccacagctcgaagtggggctcgatcccaggtacccctcgcacatcgcgatgaaggctacgatgtgctggatcccgttggggttcaagtgttgtagctcgatctgatagtggtgcagcagaccctagaagaacaGGTGGGGAGGAACCCCGagtccgcgctcgtggaagggcgCAAAGGAGACGACATAGTCGTCGGGCGGCGCCGGCGCATCCTCACGGCCGGGCACGAGCCACTCCACCGCGTCGGTCCTCTCGAggagaagaccacgcttgatgaggccctccatacACGCGTGGGTGACATCGGATCGGTACCACGAATCCATGGAAGGTGGAGGTGGCAGCGGAGAAGCAAAGGCAGTGGCGGAGAAGCAAGGGCTGCAAATCTAGGGCGCTGGCAGCGGATTAGCAAGCGTAGCAGATCCAAATGGCGGCGGCAGAAAGATGGAGAAGGTAAGGTTGtggttttggtgtgcagaaacgtgaagggggaggccgctatttataaaGCGGAGCGGGGCGAGAAGGTGAACCGTCCTTCTAGATTTACGTGCCCGCTGCGCCGCATCACGTCACCTCCCTCCAAAGATCGTGCGCACGCTATCTCTGGCCATGCCCTCGAAGGACATGCCagatgtaacaacccaaaaatccatacactaaaaataccaactacaaaatttttcttaaaactcccatgtgttgatgagtgtcatgtatagaaacccaacctaagagatgcattaggtctaaccccaaccaaagtcatcacacaagcatgtcatgccattgttaatcatgtttatttaaatactgacaaatgaagcatagcatacattgttaactcacatggtgatttggatttttcaTTTGTtctatgtaatgcctaacaactactttaaagaaacacaccataaagtaattattactcaaaccaaagaataaatgtttaaaaagaaaactatttccatttgtgtataacaaaactacacctatttttgttatacaaaatagctaaataaattcctaatatatatataaatgatatgggcatcatatctaaaaggtacaccaatttggaattcaaatttcaaaccaaatttgaattcaaaacaaataagaagaaaaacaaaatagaaaaacaaaaaggaagaaggaagcctactcggcttcgcggcccagccagcccaaccgcgcctGCCTTCCACCCACCGCGCGCGCACGTGGCCCACGAGCCAGCCCAGCACTCCGCGCACGCCCACGCACTCGTCCGCTCCCCTTGCTACCGCTGCCACACGGGCCCCACACGTTAGCCACCCCCagccacagtgtcgtcttcctcccccatGCCGATCACTCCTCCGACCAAGCCCCGATTGGCGTGGCAGGTGCGGGCTAGGGGGGTCACGTGAATCTCttggccttgtccccttggcgccgcgcccacgcaaccacgctCGGGCCGTTGGATGCAAGCACGCGCCTCCGATCGCCCCTCGATCTCCATCCGCCattcaccgagctccatggccgagcttcggctataaaagccctggcCCCGGGTGCCCTAGAGCTCTCCCATTGCCCCGCCGCCACTTTGTGGCCGTGCACTGCGCACTCGAGCCAAGAGAGAAtagggagaagagggagaagggagaaggaggcGCCATCAGAGCACCACCGAAGCCGCCGGAGCAGGAGACAACACCACGATCGGCTACAGCAGCGCTGCACTGCTTTTGGAGCTACATGGCCTCGAaccgccactgcaccgccatcctatctcccacgacaccaacggtgagcccggTCTCTCCCTGCTCACTGCCGGACCTCACTGTGTCGGCCATGGTGCTCCACACTGGGAGCGCGTAGGCTAGGGCCGTCTCTGGCCTCTGGGTACACACGCACCCATGCGCACATCTAcgaccacgccgtgaccaccccaccgGAGCCCCGTAGTGCTCCCGCGTGCCTCGTCGTCGTCACCATGCCGCCGTGGCTGCCGaggagcccctaccggccacatgggaacccgaagccccgccttgagcccctGGATGCCCTCGCCACGTCCCCATGGATCCGTAGAACACCACTGTGCCTGCAATAGCCTCGTGAAGCTCACACGCACCATCGAGACGCCTCTCTGaggccgtagccacctcaccgatGCCGCCGTCGTGCCCGTAAGACCGCCGTCGTGGCCGGCACACCACGGGACCCCGCACACCACATTAACCCCACCAACGAGGACGCCGAGGCTCGGCAGAGCTTTCACCCGCATCGATTGCGCACCAGCGTCACTGGTGAGGCTCACTGGGCGCTCGCCGCCAGCGTGTAAGCCGTCgtgggaaaaacagaggagagggGGTGAGATGGGCAGCGCAGCCCAACGCTCGGTCAACCGTGAACCAGGCGAAGGAGACAGTAGCGTGGACACGGTCCAACACAGACTgtgtctgcggtccatggaccgtgaacgccAGTCTACCATGAACCACACAGTGCGGGCCGCATGGTAGACGAAGCCTAGTGGGAGCCCATGGcaacgacgtggcagcgccatagcatgccacgtgtctGGGTCGgctcggcccagaccggcccaacccgagcccaccagagcccgtttgagacccagtccgagttgaccattgaccggtcaacattgaccattgacctagccccacatgtcagtgtcacAAAGACTCAGGACCCACATGTCGGTAAGTGACGTCATGAcgacgtcacgcgggtcccacctgtcagtatcaACACAGCCAAGGTGACATCGTGCTGacatcacgatgacatcagctgctgacgtcagcagcactggccccacacgtcagtgaccctgatccGTTGActattgacttgacgttgactttgaccggacccacatgtcagtgacccaagagcccctggtcccacctgtcggagctgatgacgtcatgctgacgtcagcaggaccccccacttgtcagctcagagccgagccaatgatgtcatgctgacgtcagcatgccacgtggaccagccacagcgtgacacgtgtcagcccaggattaattcggcctttttctatttttacaaatgatttaaacttcgaaaattcataactaattcatatgaactCAAAAAAatgcaagaccaggaccaaaattcatctaaaatcaaggtctacgcaatgaactcatgtttgagtgcatttggctcctttgaattttcattgcttctttgtgctatcctatagacgtcgctaacgcgactataatgcgatcgatgcagactcggaggagaaccagacggacaaggatcatgagtaccatgaggagaatagagacgactacactgaaggtgccacatcccacctaatCTCATAGCActtattacgcatggctaatatagaactgctattgctttactttactgttataatcatattatgataggacttgcatgggagtatgcttacttgatggcctctaccttgacgcaaccttacccctgcataccctgctattaggctagacacacgctcactgctataattcattacttgtacttctactacgcttatactacatttatGTGTtatgttatctggactatggggagagtgctacgtgtgtgacttgggtgtgtggagggtgagggttgtgtcgaccaagttggagtatacgatgagcctggggcaagtcttgccatgtggtgctacctgggcacccctgggatggatacctatggtgggtaaacggtatatgaggtggccctaggtgtgaacccatgatgggaggagcccagggtggaggtgctatggtggcacgatgaatggaaaccctgatgaagacattctagcttggtcaaccctaaggacttactagtactcagattcaccgggaagccttacgtaccactcgccctatatggtgcgggatggccggactacttggtaggatattgccactactgctaggttgatagtggacagtgtaaggaggtacggggcacggaggatttcccccacaccatttcgagacttcatggagaccttatggacctggctcatgactcacagtttcagccaccccagactagacttggggtgtaccagggctgaatggtagagtggcattatcctaggctagcaagcggccagaatcagcctagttgacgatggtcaacgaggaaggtggatcttgtggttatgtaaaacctttgtagaatgtatggttgatcgatcgatacatgtgccgacttgtcggctatggacctttcctgagtttcgcttaaactagatagtgagatgagtccttctcttcttccctcgtgagagagtgtcggtcgtagccaggggctacggccttgagacagtgccaagagggagttggcctgtcgactgagcgatggtattggggtgatgtggtgatgacatggagatggtggtatattgatcccaggatcgaaacctggctctggaaagggaatggggtggaatgtgtgtgggaatggtgttaaaacttgaccaactattattatatacttgatatgctattgcttagagaaccccagccttataagttccttttgattatatccaacttgcttTCAATTTtcataaagcaatgctcatagggtgggagtggccagtacaaatcgtactgataaatttaggcacacaggttctgctgaggagtatagctccgaggagtttgacggttgaggggttcgtgcctacgctcgagtttggcgatcttatcctcaagctgttctaaatgaatgctacttttgattccgccaatgcgatgatgtaataatttatgtaattccgcactatttgtactcagATTTTATCATtgcatggatgtgatattcgactggaatttgggtaatatgatcttcaatggtcttattacacttcgactctgtggatttcccttcgcggaaatcaggtcgcttcagttggtatcagagccatacttgaccataggacgaaacccttagaaatggacgatagaataggacgtgaacaacccttctttcggttatatatcgaccctacatttacttttatgcaaggcttatctattattgacctgctaacacctgttccttaaaacatgcagatggcaacgaacgtcgactggccacctctaggaccgccacctctggaccatgccaagctcaccttcgacctatgtgagctcgagggttttgcacagaccctctgctgagttctcgtcacgttagatGTTCCCAacaagcttgtcaaggtcacctgcaccgggaagccagctcaggaaggaggaatcgaaggaccgattgtcacctcagtcgagtttccagctagcactaccttaccttctgtcccagctttcactgagttgactatagaggacacagtcgaggagggactgtaagctatctcacataaggcacttcacagagtgatgagggaccactacgagcacctaaagacgacagagttctgtctacttccccaggccctcgacctcagccttgcCCCTAGTGAGTAGAGCTTCGCAGCcgacagagttatctttgccaaggaggacagatgccttcgtgtctcagctatccacctattggagcaggataggtacgtgacccagctggagcagaggagacgtcaggaccaggcccttctatgggagtgcTAGGGGCGAGACTCATAGGGAGCATAGGagcaagctagtctacttgagacagtcgcTAAGCtgtaggacgagctcaaccgccatgaagaagtccatagaaccgaggtcgctgacttacaggacaaagccgccgacctaggcaacaggaactgctacctcgacagcaaggtcttggagttgcagagagagttggacgacaagaaggccgagttcaatcatagaggagacagagagagatcgaaggggattgatatgctgaaaatccaatctcggaacaagaccatgactcaggatttaGAGGAGTTCAGGAGGAAGGCTATTcataactagggtcacctgatcgaggcactcaggtagaatgagtacctataggacaagtgtgagaggacatggcaggcgtagcagaagtctgacaagaagcgcctcagggagatgaagggtatgtgggatcagctacccaaggagattcgcagcaagacaaagcctaggatagaggagtttgagttagccccgactcgcctcaacctagacgcttgccctaccctacctggagccaagcctactgaggagctcaccgaggccctaaagtacgtgtcccgacttcacaagtctaacgaggagatcgagatcgagaacagtcgtatcccagctgtagtgtatgagttagagtagaatgaccctgcgtggtcatgagtcatgttagtagcttccgtaagtggctagtacaaatcgtactgataaattttggcacacaggttctactgaggagtatagctccgaggagtttgacggttgaggggttcgtgcctacgctcgagtttggcgatcttatcctcaagctgttctgaatgaatgctacttttgattccaccaatgcggtaatgtaataatttatgtaattgcgcactatttgtacttagattttatcgttgtatggatgtgatattcgactggaatttgggtaatatgatcttcaacgatcttattacacttcaactctgtggatttcccttcgtagaaatcaggtcgcttcaccaGATGACGGTTCACCCGGTACACGGGCCAAAAACGGTCGTAGGTAAGTAGGGTATGGAGCTCAAAATGCTCCCAcggcccattcaggcctaggagttcgaaggttggcccaccgacgggttcacaaccgctctagggaacctttagagtgaggggtggaaaggtatGGAACCACTAGCGGCCAATACCCTGGCAcacgagcgccacgggcatcccggcccacgttcgagtctcggTCGGTTtacaatccatggtttttcctcgaagaaaggtaaAGAGCCCTTAgaaccggtcgaacggacccaaaAACTATATGAATTGGCCATTGAGAATCTAGagttggtcaccagctgacccatgccagaCCCCCATGAACAGGAATctggggccccactcggactagcccgttaacagctcaccgagcaccatgattcatccatcGAGGAGAATCATGGCACGGCTTAGCCCCTTCGCTTTAtcaaaaaaaatgcttgagggatgaagatcacaaagacgagctgacccctcgaTCAGACCCCTGCAACGcatgggggctcaagggaagttggactcacaaggaggcCGAATACGCGATCGCAGGACGAtggctcggatcctagggaggggtcaaaatcaagagaaatcttttcCGACCCCCAGAATCCTGTAGCTACATGCTCCCAAGGATGCCCGTAGGCATGCCCATAGCGACGAGAGAGAGGAAGCCGgctgtggctaccaccctcgtcgtggtggatgctatgacagtggcgaggaccgTAGCCTGAGCCCCAACCTGCCGGGGCCTCATGCCTTtgcccgacacatcctcaacgtcgccttcccaccgcggtaccgaccaccgactaacatcctaaaatactccgGGGAAACGAACCccggactgtggctcgaggattatcggcttgcttgccaagccagtggagcggATAGTGACAGTTTCATTATCctcaaccttccattgttcctggccgatttggcgcgaacatggttggaacaccttccgctcaaccggattcaaagttgggtggacctaaaagagatttttgtggaaaacttctagggcacctacgCGCGTCCTGGGAACTCGTGGGATCTTaaaaactaccgacagaagtCCGGGGAGACTCTTCGTGagtacattcggcgcttctcccgacagtgcaatgaaCTGCCCGATGTCGCTGACGCTgacgtcataggagccttcctgtctgggaccacctgcgagtccctggtttacaagctaggacgcaagggcccacgaaccaccaaggagctcctcgacatcgccaccagccacgcctcgggcgaggaagcggtcggagcaatctttgATCACTCTaagggcaaggcgaagcgggATGAGGACGCTGGCGAGGGCACCTCCAACTGCCccaccaagaagaagaataagcagcGGCGCGAGAGCTAACTCGTGGCCGCTGCGGACCGCAAGGGGGGTCGAAAGCCCACCGAGGGCACCCcccgaccactttgagaagctgcttgaagggccatgccctaaccatgccttccccgtcaagcacctgtACAAGGACTACATCCTCATGCAGCAGTTCCTGTCTGGTGGCTCCAACAAGCGGGAGTCCCGAAAGGAATCCAAGCCGGCGGTAGAtggcgccgaggagaaggacggcgGCTTTCTGACACCggacggctgcctcatgatctttgggggtcGGCAGCCTATGGCTCCAAGCGCCGTCAGAAGCTtgcgcgccgcgaggtctatgcGGTCGAGCCGGCCgcgccttccttcctccgatggtcggagtccgccatcacCTTTGACCGGACTGACCACCCGGAGAGCATCCCGCAGCCGAGAAGGtacccgctcgtggtcgacccgatcatcgacacgaagcgcctcaccaaggtactaatggatggaggcagcgacctcaacatcatgtacgccgagacactcgacgccatgggcatcgatcggTCGCGTATCCGACCGACCGGGGTgtctttccacggcatcatgcctagaaagcaggtcgTGCCTCTCGGGCAAATCGATTTGTCCGTCACCTTTGGGAATCCGACCAACtacaggatggagacccttaccttcgaggtgctCGAGTTCCtcgggacctaccacgccattctgggacgcccatgctacgcgaagtttatGGCTATCCCCAATTACACCTacttgaagttgaagatgccgggtccgcacgaggtcatcaccgtcggcacctccttccagcagcaaactggacgtagggacattctacccgaaccagtataaatccttatgtccttcgcgcacaccatccaggccagacgcgtagatacaaatttactcgtcggtggtccgaaacaccgacagtgcgGCTCAGGGGCGTCCGCCTCTTGTTCTTCTAGGCATGGGATTGGCGTCAAGGTGCGCAGATAGCCGCGTGGTTGCAATCTTGCGTCCTGGCCAGCGTCTCCGCCTTCGCCGCACTCCTCTCGGCTTGCCGCTCCCTCCCGCACGTGCGCCAGATCCACACGCACCTCCACGTCCACGGGCTGGACACCAATGAGTTCCTCCTCGCCAGGCTCGTCGATCTCACGATTGGCGCCACTGACGACACACGCAGGGTGCTCGACGGGATGCACCAGCACTAGGCGATGGTGACTGCCTACTTGTGGAACGCGCTCCTGCACGGGGACGTCCGCCGACGCGTTCGGGGAGATGCGCGCCACGGGGGCCACGCCAACGAGTACAAGTACGGCTGTGTGCTCAAGTCCATCTCCCGAAGCGCCAGGCCATCGATGACCATGGCCACCGCCACGCACGCGACTGGGCTCACGGACATCTACTTCAAGTGCGGGAAGGTGAAGCTCGCGGTGAGGATGTTTGAGGAAATGCCTGAGAGGGACGTGATCGCGTGGGGGTCAGCCATTGCTGGGTTCGCACACAAGGGGCGAAGAGGGAGGCCGTGGAGCTAAGGTGCCattgctgccaaaattttgatgtttttttcaatattaaatctgagttgAAATAATTGTTAGTTGTGCCAAAAATATATTTAGCCAAATTTAATCATTTGTGTCAAcatacaataaaaaagtctaattGCAAATCGGGGGTACAATCACAAATAGGCATAACAAATAAGGGTAAAATCACATGGGCATTTCTGTCCTTTTATACAaaatttaacaccgttaggggaggATAACGGAGtaggggcaaactggtgcttcgtttTGAAATCACATGGATAAAttcacaaagtaaaaaaaaacaggggcaaaatcacaatttcgatacaaaataGGGGTAAAAATGCAAGAGCCCCTTATTTTTTTagtatcttaacgacttcaaatggaaaaactcaaaactagaaagtagtagatctcgtcgagatctataattttcatataaaaattatcttcatttaataccgcaaaaaaagatatgatttttctaagatatattaatcatatcaaatcatatcttttttttttggaattaaatgaagataatttttatataaaaattgtagatctcgacgaaatctacaactttctagttttgagttttttcatttaaagtcgttaagatgttcaaaaaaaaattaatgacatatttagacctaaggatatttttgacttttcacacctatAATTTGACACCGTTAGAACCTATTCTGACTGTAGTGGCATGGAGGACAACAAAAATTTAGAGTAATGACGCTGAAGTTCACCAAACTTTTCCAGTGACTCAAAAAAAATTAGAATCTTTTATAATAGCTCAGGAGAAAATTCCTCGATAAACGAGGCCCAGAACCCACCACCGACCGTCGCCACAGCCACCAGCCAGACGGCGACGCCGACGAGCGGCGGCATCAGCGGCGCCACGCGCGAAGCGAACATCGCCGTAAGCAGCGTGGTGAGCGCCCAGACAGCGGCCTTCGCTTTGCCCCTGTCGTCGTCCCCAGCAGGTCGCGCGCGTTCGAACCTGCGCAGAAAATGCAGGAGCACCAGCAGCGCCGCGTTGGCGGAGACCACGAACACCACCGAAGCCACGTCGTCGCCCCAGGACCTGTAGACGGCCGCGGCAGAGTTGCAGGCGAGGACGCCGAGGCCTAGCATGGTCAGCAGCGAGGTgcggccattgccgccgccgtccatTCGTAGCGTGGCACCGTGGCTGAGGCAGAGCCACAGAGCCAGCTAGTTCCCGGCGTGAGCTCCTACTTTCAGTAGATATATGCTTTAGGGCCAGTTTGGCACCGCTCTTGCGTGCTCCGGCTCTGGCACTGTTCATGCACTGTAACCGGAGCCGTAGGAGCTGCAAAAACGAGCTCCGCCGGCTTTGTAAACAGTGCCCAGCGAAACAGTGAGACGAAAAAGTAGGAGATGAACAGTGCTGCTACAGtataggagagagaaaaacggcttcATAAACAGTACCGGTGTCGATGGAAGCCGGAGCCGAAACAAACGAGTCCTTATACTCCACGCGGAACGGAATGCGATTCTAGAGGTAATTTCTCGTGAGCCACTATAAAAAAATCGTAATTTCTTGTGAGTTACTGAAAAAGTTCGGTGGACTTCAACACCACtgctctattttttttttgtcctccatgccactgccgtcacattgggctctaacggtgtcaaactgcatgtgtgaaaagtcaaaaatacccttaggtCTAagtatgtcattaatttttttgagcatcttaacgactttaaatgaaaaaactcaaaactagaaagttgtagatctcgtcgaaatctacaattttcatataaaaattatcttcatttaattccgcaaaaaaagatatgatttgatattattaatatatcttagaaaatcatatatttttttgctgtattaaatgaagataattttatatgaaaattatagatctcgacgaaatCTAGAACtttctaattttgagtttttccatttaaagtcgttaagatACTCAAAAAAAATAATGGCATATTTAGACCTAAGGGTaattttgacttttcacacctgcagtttgacaccgttagagcccAATTTGACGACAGTGGtatggagagaaaaaaaaaattagagcAGTAGCGCTGAAGTCCGCCAAACTTTTTTAGTGACTCACAGAAAATTACAATCTTTTTTAATGGCTCACAGGGAATTCTCTTCTTTATTGCCCCCTGACCCTGAGAAGCCGCCAGCCAGTGATGAGTGCGCGGGTGGCCGGCCGGATGCTGTGTTTCAGGCAGAGCTGGAGCTGCTGGTTGGATGCTACCATACTAATTGTTATTGCCATGCATGTCAATGGCGTATTATTCGACCATTCAtatgtatctttttttttttgcatctttCTGTTTTCCCTCTTCTTCCAGTGCCATTAAGAAGGAGTTTAGAGTACAAAACCCCAAGGGAATACGGTGAGTTACCGTAGCCAACTCGGAGCGGGATAAAAGGAAGAGCAAAAAACAGAAACGGCGCGCGAGCTTGTGATTTACAAGAAGATGTTTTGCGACCAGTCGGCAGACTGACTAGCTAGCTGTCCCCCGCGACGAAGAATACCGACAACGCCGAGAAACCTGAACCAATCCACGTATCCGCCTCCTCGATGACGAGCTGGTGCAGTCTGTGCGGCAGTAGATGTTCTCCAGCGAACACGCGCCGATTGCGTTCCTTCCACAAAGACCATGCGACAAGCATAAGGGCTGAATCGAAGCTTTTGCGCAGAGCAGATGGCACATTGGATCTTTGCTGCTGCCACCATACCGACAGTGTTTCATCGCCATTCGGTGCCCAGTGTTGTAGCCCCACCGAATTGAGCAGACGGAACCATACCTCGCGACTGTAAACGCAGTTGAGCA
The nucleotide sequence above comes from Miscanthus floridulus cultivar M001 chromosome 18, ASM1932011v1, whole genome shotgun sequence. Encoded proteins:
- the LOC136523392 gene encoding uncharacterized protein, with translation MDGGGNGRTSLLTMLGLGVLACNSAAAVYRSWGDDVASVVFVVSANAALLVLLHFLRRFERARPAGDDDRGKAKAAVWALTTLLTAMFASRVAPLMPPLVGVAVWLVAVATVGGGFWASFIEEFSPELL